One window from the genome of Candidatus Didemnitutus sp. encodes:
- a CDS encoding PAS domain-containing protein: MGRPVFDGRVLSEFFQDRAAQFVSGTMSAAERESFEVIVAFDAELGAHVSALQEAASALTPWPRRSDGTLPIELKARILAAVDSWPQQREREAFVVTDPAGRVEWVNDAFTALCGYTLDELRGRKPGALLQGAETDRAAVGRLRGAQRAGVGCNVELVNYHKDGSRYRVAVRMSPFLDEAGTPRWFVARERKLA, encoded by the coding sequence GTGGGCCGGCCTGTGTTCGATGGGCGCGTGCTCTCGGAGTTTTTCCAGGATCGCGCGGCCCAGTTCGTCTCCGGCACGATGAGTGCAGCGGAGCGCGAGAGCTTTGAGGTCATCGTTGCGTTCGACGCGGAGCTCGGCGCGCATGTGTCGGCGCTGCAGGAGGCCGCGAGTGCGTTGACGCCGTGGCCGCGGCGCAGCGACGGGACGCTGCCGATCGAGTTGAAGGCGCGCATCCTGGCTGCGGTGGATTCCTGGCCGCAGCAGCGCGAGCGCGAGGCGTTCGTGGTGACCGATCCGGCGGGGCGCGTCGAGTGGGTGAACGATGCGTTCACGGCGTTGTGCGGCTACACGCTCGACGAGCTGCGCGGGCGCAAGCCGGGGGCGTTGCTCCAGGGCGCGGAGACCGATCGTGCGGCGGTCGGCCGGCTCCGCGGGGCGCAACGCGCGGGCGTCGGCTGCAACGTGGAGCTGGTGAACTATCACAAGGACGGCTCGCGCTACCGCGTGGCGGTGCGGATGAGCCCGTTCCTCGACGAGGCGGGGACGCCGCGGTGGTTCGTCGCGCGCGAGCGGAAGCTGGCGTAG
- a CDS encoding hydroxyacid dehydrogenase: protein MSSLLSSPDGVILLDPHPRKIERIFDEPTKRRLERLGRVLWHDGSPASAEHIEKHLPDTIALIGQSPLDKARLDRAPRLRAVFNVESNFLPNVDYAECHRRGIPVLSTAPVYARPVAEMALGMAISLARRMHEADAALRAGREFKGDNHDSFLLHGKPLALVGFGNLGRALLPLLRPFSREILIHDPWIHPAVLREMDVLPATLDECFARARVVFLLAANTAENTGQIGARHFASMSPGSVVILASRAALVNFPELLAAARSGHIRAGIDVWPEEPIPRDEPGRTTPNTLLQAHRCGSVPEIQTLIGQLVVDDLESILSGLPPQRCQRATLETVGRLRSIPVGAWSLSDTSRPPSRSP from the coding sequence ATGTCCTCCCTCCTCTCCTCTCCGGACGGCGTCATTCTGCTCGATCCCCATCCGCGCAAGATCGAGCGCATCTTCGACGAACCGACGAAACGCCGGCTCGAACGCCTCGGCCGCGTCCTCTGGCACGACGGGTCGCCCGCCAGCGCCGAACACATCGAAAAACACCTGCCGGACACCATCGCCCTCATCGGTCAATCGCCCTTGGACAAGGCGCGCCTCGACCGCGCGCCGCGGTTGCGCGCCGTCTTCAACGTCGAGAGCAACTTCCTGCCGAACGTCGACTACGCCGAATGCCACCGCCGCGGCATCCCCGTGCTCTCCACCGCGCCGGTCTACGCCCGCCCCGTCGCCGAGATGGCGCTCGGCATGGCCATCTCGCTCGCCCGCCGCATGCACGAGGCCGATGCCGCCTTGCGCGCCGGCCGGGAGTTCAAGGGCGACAACCACGACTCCTTCCTCCTCCACGGAAAACCCCTCGCGCTCGTCGGCTTCGGCAATCTCGGGCGCGCCCTGCTGCCGCTGCTGCGCCCGTTCTCCCGCGAAATCCTGATTCACGATCCGTGGATACATCCCGCCGTGCTGCGCGAAATGGACGTCCTCCCCGCCACGCTCGACGAGTGTTTCGCCCGCGCCCGCGTCGTCTTTCTCCTCGCCGCCAACACGGCCGAAAACACCGGCCAGATCGGCGCGCGCCACTTCGCGAGCATGTCGCCGGGCAGCGTCGTCATCCTCGCCAGCCGCGCCGCCCTCGTGAACTTCCCCGAGCTGCTCGCCGCCGCCCGCAGCGGACACATCCGCGCCGGCATCGACGTCTGGCCCGAGGAACCGATCCCGCGGGACGAGCCTGGCCGCACCACGCCCAACACACTGCTGCAAGCGCATCGCTGCGGCAGCGTGCCCGAGATCCAGACGCTCATCGGCCAGCTCGTCGTCGACGATCTCGAGAGCATTCTCTCCGGCCTCCCGCCCCAACGCTGCCAACGCGCCACGCTCGAGACGGTCGGCCGCCTGCGCAGCATCCCCGTCGGCGCCTGGTCCCTCAGCGACACGTCGCGCCCGCCCTCCCGTTCCCCATGA
- a CDS encoding SDR family oxidoreductase produces MKILFVGGSGIISRAVAQLTLAAGHELWLLNRGRHAPVAGTRTLVADIADPAATRAALEGHTWDVVVQWIAFHAADVRRDIELFRDRTRQYFFISSASVYQKPLAHYLITESTPRANPHWDYSRNKIAAEEELEKAHQAFGFPGVIIRPSLTYGDDQIPLVLNSWQFPWTAIDRLRRGAPAIIPGDGTSLWTITHNTDFAAGLVGLFGNPATLGHAFHITSDEALTWNQIFRLTAEAAGVTQPKFLHIPSDFIISCVPAVEGTLLGDKAVSAIFDNTKIRRFVPGFAARTPFTQGIRRTLAWFGADATRQQIDAEMNGRWDRLTAAYETALADARTRFLAG; encoded by the coding sequence ATGAAAATCCTCTTCGTCGGCGGCTCCGGCATCATCAGCCGCGCCGTCGCCCAACTCACCCTCGCCGCCGGCCACGAGCTCTGGCTGCTCAACCGCGGACGCCACGCCCCGGTCGCCGGCACGCGCACCCTCGTCGCCGACATCGCCGATCCCGCCGCGACTCGCGCCGCGCTCGAAGGCCACACCTGGGACGTCGTCGTGCAATGGATCGCCTTCCACGCCGCCGATGTCCGCCGCGACATCGAACTTTTCCGCGACCGCACGCGCCAGTATTTCTTCATCAGCTCCGCCAGCGTCTATCAAAAGCCGCTCGCGCACTACCTCATCACCGAATCCACCCCGCGCGCCAACCCGCACTGGGATTACTCGCGCAACAAGATCGCCGCCGAAGAGGAACTGGAAAAAGCCCACCAAGCCTTCGGCTTCCCCGGCGTGATCATCCGCCCCTCGCTCACCTACGGCGACGACCAGATTCCGCTCGTGCTGAACTCCTGGCAATTTCCCTGGACCGCCATCGATCGCCTCCGCCGCGGCGCACCCGCCATCATCCCCGGCGACGGCACCTCGCTCTGGACGATCACGCACAACACCGATTTCGCCGCCGGACTCGTCGGCCTCTTTGGCAACCCCGCGACGCTCGGCCACGCCTTCCACATCACGTCCGACGAGGCGCTGACGTGGAACCAGATCTTCCGCCTCACCGCCGAAGCCGCCGGCGTGACGCAGCCGAAGTTCCTCCACATCCCGTCGGACTTCATCATCTCGTGCGTCCCCGCTGTCGAAGGCACGCTGCTCGGCGACAAGGCCGTCTCCGCCATCTTCGACAACACCAAGATCAGGCGCTTCGTCCCCGGCTTCGCCGCCCGCACGCCGTTCACCCAAGGCATCCGCCGCACCCTCGCGTGGTTCGGAGCCGATGCGACGCGCCAACAGATCGATGCGGAGATGAACGGGCGCTGGGACCGTCTCACCGCCGCCTACGAGACCGCGCTCGCCGACGCGCGCACGCGTTTCCTCGCCGGCTGA
- a CDS encoding nitric-oxide reductase large subunit: MKPNYFKLWLAFATVTLGSLAVLGYYGVQIWQHKPPVPERVVDASGRVLMTGEQIQDGQSVWQSIGGQQLGSVWGHGSYVAPDWSADYVHREALFMMEQRARATLGRGYAEVTSEQQAAIQRWVQTEIRRNDYDEATRTLTLSPERTTAVAALGRYYGAIFGRAEAFPDDVRWLADAGKSPAGLREAYAIATDTIKDPARQELMNHFFFWAAWSCSTSRPGLKAGDVDLTYTSNWPYEPLVGNRATGSMVMWSLVSFVLLLAGIGALVWYRARAHEEEPPQAPATNPFAGLVLTPSMRATLKYFWVVAALIVVQVVLGAVTAHYGVEGKGFYGIPLAEWLPYSVTRTWHTQIGIFWIATAWLATGLFIGPAVSGYEPKFQRLGVNFLFGCLLVIVVGTLFGTWYATRQRLGLAANFWFGHQGLEYVDLGRFWQLFLFVGLFLWLGLVVRSIAPALRNPGPNRHLLVLFLVASGAIGLFYGAGLMWGQRTHLAITEYWRWWVVHLWVEGFFEVFATVVITFLFTRLGLLRLASATAAVIGSCTIFLFGGIIGTMHHLYFTGTPLSVLALGAVFSALEVVPLTLVGLEAAENMKLLQGRAWLATFRWPVKFFVAVAFWNLVGAGVFGFLINPPIALYYMQGLNTTAVHGHTALFGVYGMLGIGLMLFTLRLADLRPQWNERALNVAYWSFNAGLVLMVVLSLLPIGVLQTIASIDHGTWYARSAEFLAQPFMATLRWWRTPGDVIFGIGALALGWFVCGLWTGWSKRGAVAPAAEMDAAQDVEPCETAQR, encoded by the coding sequence ATGAAACCAAACTACTTCAAACTGTGGCTCGCGTTCGCGACCGTCACCCTCGGTTCGCTCGCCGTGCTCGGATATTACGGCGTGCAAATTTGGCAGCACAAGCCGCCGGTCCCGGAACGCGTCGTCGACGCGAGCGGGCGCGTGCTCATGACCGGCGAGCAAATCCAGGACGGCCAGAGCGTCTGGCAATCCATCGGCGGCCAGCAGTTGGGCAGCGTCTGGGGTCACGGCTCCTACGTGGCGCCGGACTGGTCGGCGGATTACGTGCACCGCGAGGCGTTGTTCATGATGGAACAGCGGGCGCGCGCGACGCTCGGGCGCGGGTATGCCGAGGTGACGAGCGAACAGCAGGCGGCGATCCAGCGCTGGGTGCAGACGGAGATTCGCCGCAACGACTACGACGAGGCCACGCGCACGCTGACGCTTTCGCCGGAGCGCACGACGGCCGTCGCGGCGCTCGGGCGTTATTACGGCGCGATCTTCGGTCGCGCCGAGGCGTTTCCCGACGATGTGCGCTGGCTCGCCGACGCGGGCAAGTCGCCGGCGGGACTGCGCGAGGCTTACGCGATCGCGACGGACACGATCAAGGATCCGGCACGGCAGGAGCTGATGAACCATTTCTTTTTCTGGGCGGCGTGGTCGTGCAGCACTTCGCGCCCCGGCCTCAAGGCCGGCGACGTCGACCTGACTTATACCAGCAACTGGCCGTATGAACCGCTCGTGGGCAACCGCGCCACGGGCTCGATGGTGATGTGGTCGCTCGTGAGTTTCGTGCTTCTACTCGCCGGCATCGGTGCGCTCGTCTGGTATCGCGCCCGCGCGCACGAAGAGGAGCCGCCGCAGGCGCCCGCGACGAATCCGTTTGCCGGCCTCGTGCTCACGCCTTCGATGCGGGCGACGCTGAAATACTTCTGGGTCGTGGCGGCGCTGATCGTCGTGCAGGTCGTGCTCGGCGCGGTGACGGCGCACTATGGCGTCGAGGGCAAGGGCTTCTACGGCATCCCGCTGGCGGAGTGGCTGCCTTACTCGGTGACGCGCACCTGGCACACGCAGATCGGCATCTTCTGGATCGCGACGGCGTGGCTGGCGACGGGCCTGTTCATCGGACCGGCGGTGTCCGGCTACGAGCCGAAGTTCCAGCGCCTCGGCGTGAACTTCCTCTTCGGCTGCCTGCTTGTGATCGTCGTCGGCACACTCTTCGGCACTTGGTATGCGACGCGGCAGCGCCTCGGTCTCGCGGCGAATTTCTGGTTCGGCCACCAAGGTCTGGAATACGTGGACCTCGGCCGCTTCTGGCAGCTGTTCCTGTTTGTCGGTTTGTTCCTGTGGCTCGGACTCGTCGTGCGCTCCATCGCGCCGGCGCTGCGCAATCCCGGCCCGAACCGCCACCTGCTGGTGCTGTTCCTCGTCGCGTCGGGCGCCATCGGCTTGTTCTACGGCGCGGGCCTGATGTGGGGCCAGCGCACGCACCTCGCGATCACGGAATACTGGCGCTGGTGGGTCGTGCACCTCTGGGTCGAGGGTTTCTTCGAGGTCTTCGCGACGGTCGTGATCACATTCTTGTTTACCCGTCTCGGCCTGTTGCGGCTCGCGAGTGCGACGGCGGCGGTCATCGGTTCGTGCACGATCTTCCTCTTCGGCGGCATCATCGGCACGATGCATCACCTCTATTTCACGGGCACGCCGCTCAGTGTGCTGGCGCTCGGCGCGGTGTTCAGCGCGCTCGAAGTCGTGCCGCTCACGCTCGTGGGCCTCGAGGCGGCGGAGAACATGAAGCTCCTGCAGGGTCGCGCGTGGCTCGCGACGTTTCGCTGGCCGGTGAAGTTCTTCGTCGCGGTCGCGTTCTGGAATCTCGTGGGCGCGGGCGTCTTCGGTTTCCTCATCAATCCGCCGATCGCGCTCTATTACATGCAGGGCCTCAATACGACGGCCGTGCACGGTCACACGGCGCTCTTCGGCGTCTACGGCATGCTCGGCATCGGGCTGATGCTGTTCACGCTGCGGCTCGCCGACCTGCGTCCGCAGTGGAACGAGCGCGCGCTGAACGTGGCCTATTGGTCGTTCAACGCCGGCCTCGTCCTCATGGTGGTGCTCTCGCTGTTGCCGATCGGCGTCCTGCAAACCATCGCGAGCATCGATCACGGGACGTGGTATGCGCGTTCGGCGGAATTTCTCGCGCAGCCGTTCATGGCGACGCTGCGCTGGTGGCGCACGCCGGGCGACGTGATCTTCGGCATCGGCGCGCTGGCGCTCGGGTGGTTTGTCTGCGGTCTGTGGACGGGTTGGTCGAAGCGCGGCGCCGTGGCGCCGGCCGCCGAGATGGACGCAGCGCAGGATGTGGAGCCGTGCGAGACGGCGCAGCGCTGA
- a CDS encoding DUF3387 domain-containing protein: MAPLDFQEQFESLIAAYNSGSKNIEDLLNELLAFSRTLTQEETRHVREEEELPIFDILTRPGPELSTSERNAVKKVASHLLERLKKIQRASTRPHLRYEAGSRTEVHELVGDTVNPKRSRPTRMSHASLNPFGTPLTFAVFSNRERDFGHAEELGNTFEA; this comes from the coding sequence ATGGCTCCCCTCGATTTTCAGGAGCAGTTCGAGTCACTGATCGCCGCGTATAACTCTGGCAGTAAGAACATCGAGGACCTCCTCAATGAACTGTTGGCCTTTAGTCGAACGCTGACGCAGGAAGAGACGCGGCATGTCCGGGAGGAAGAGGAGCTGCCTATTTTTGACATTCTGACTCGACCAGGGCCGGAACTCAGCACGTCTGAGCGCAACGCAGTGAAGAAGGTCGCGTCACATCTGCTCGAACGGTTGAAGAAGATCCAGCGAGCGTCAACTAGGCCACACCTCAGATACGAGGCTGGTTCCCGCACCGAGGTCCACGAGTTGGTGGGTGATACCGTGAACCCGAAAAGAAGCCGACCAACGAGGATGTCGCATGCCTCGTTGAATCCCTTCGGGACTCCGTTGACGTTCGCAGTTTTTTCGAACCGTGAGCGCGATTTCGGCCATGCGGAGGAGCTCGGCAATACATTTGAAGCCTGA